CGGGCAGGTGCGGCAGAGCGGGGCAAAGCCCGGGCGCTCAGGCGCCCGGGCCGCCGCCCGGCAGACTGGGACGACCGCTTCAGGCAGTTCGCCTGGGGCCTGGCCATGCTCGCCAGGCGTGGCGAGGTCTCTTCCCGGGCCATCGGCCGGACCATGGCCGCGGTGGCCCAGGGGAGGCTGGACTGGTTTGACCCGGAGGAAAGGGGGTACTGAGGGTTGGGGCTGATGTATCCCGTCGTGTTGTACCCGCTTCCTGAAGATGAAGGGGGTGGCTGGTTCGCCGAGATCCCGGACTTGCCGGGATGCGCCTCCGACGGCCCGACGCCGGCGGAGGCCCTGAAAGCCGTCGAGGAGGCCCAGGAGGCGTGGTTGGCGGTTGCCCGGGAGCGGGGGTTCGAAGTACCCCACCCGGCGGGAGACGGCCACCGGGTGATCGCCCTCCGGCTGCCAGAATCCGTGTACAACCACCTGGCTATGAAAGCGTTCGCGGAGAACCGCCCGCACCGCGTTGGAGATGTCGCGGCCGGTCTGATCGAGGAAGCGCTTCCGGACCCGGTGGGCTGCGGCGACCGCATTGCGGCGGGGCCGGACGTTTTGCACGTATACGGCCAGGCTTTATGGCACCAGGACGTGTACCTGGTGGGAAACAGGCGCGCTCTGAGGAAGCTCCGCGCGGCCGTGACCGCGGCTCTGAACCGGGGCCGCGGCTCCTGCGAGACCTTTGCCAACGACGGAGAGGGGTACGACGTGCACGTCGTCTGCGTGGATGACCCGGCAACCCTGGACAAGCTGGCGGTGCCGTACCACGGCAAGCACGCCCGGGAGGCCAGCCGGGACGCCGTGTGGCCCGACCGGCTGCTGCCGGGGCAACCTGGGGCGGAAGCCTGAGAGGCATGGGCGCGGGCGGGACCCGTTGACAGCGGGCCTGCGCGGGCGGGCCCGGCGGGAAGGGGAGGCGGCATGTTTCCCGGCGATTGCGGATGCGCTCGACAGGGCGGCTGCGCTGCGGACTTTTGGGGGCGCGTAGTCCCACGTGGGGTGGCTCCGCGGATTGGGTGTGGGATGAAAGGGGGAGGGGTATGTATTTTTACCGCGGCGAAAACGGTGCCGGCCTGGCGTGGGGCAGGTGGTGCGTGGCGTTGTGCTGGGGCCTGCCGGTGTGCTGGTTGCCCAGGGCGGAACGCCGCCACGACCGCGAGACCCTGGCCTGGTGCGTGATCTGGCTGCTGCTTGCGGTGATTGTGATGCGGTACCGCAGGCCGGGGCCCTGGCCGGTTCTCCGGCGCAAAACGGCGTCTCCGGCCTGCCCGGCGTGGCGCGGTGCGGAAGGGGGGCGGGGAAGTGAAGGTCAAGCTGCTTGAGTGCCGTTGCGACACCTGCGGGTACTCGGCGCGGGTGCCCCCGGTCCGGTTCGAGCCCTGGGAGGACGAGAGGTGCCCGGCCTGCGATCCCGGCAAGCTGACCTGGCGAATCGTGCGG
The sequence above is a segment of the Bacillota bacterium genome. Coding sequences within it:
- a CDS encoding type II toxin-antitoxin system HicB family antitoxin, which gives rise to MYPVVLYPLPEDEGGGWFAEIPDLPGCASDGPTPAEALKAVEEAQEAWLAVARERGFEVPHPAGDGHRVIALRLPESVYNHLAMKAFAENRPHRVGDVAAGLIEEALPDPVGCGDRIAAGPDVLHVYGQALWHQDVYLVGNRRALRKLRAAVTAALNRGRGSCETFANDGEGYDVHVVCVDDPATLDKLAVPYHGKHAREASRDAVWPDRLLPGQPGAEA